The DNA segment CAGAACCCCGATCATTGCACCCAACACAGACCCAATCACAGACCAGTTTTTTGTTCTCTCTGCTCTAGTCCGCTCTTTCTCATGGCTTTCTCGCACTGCTGCAGAAAAGAGAGCGAATGTTTCACGTTCCAGCTCCTCTGCATTTTCATGAGCTGTTCGGTGCCGTCGCTCTTCCTGATCAAAAAAAGAACATTACAAGGAGGCTTAATTTTACGCTTTCCATTTAAGAAATTAGGACAGGTAACATTACGTGAGGGGACAAGTAATGCGGCTAAAATAAAGTTGGGTTCAGATTATTCAGATCAGATTACACAgctccctcgattatccaaatatcagttatccaaatatcggattatctgaaggagatctcaaggtcctgatagaaacattacatgaATGAGCTGTTTCAACAgtgattgtgtcttttgtttacactgattaaaaACGATCtctgccaagaacagtcctggacatcgatgggaacCCAGGCATCGTCACCATATGACAGACgtcctgccctctccccacactttccctggagttctacatagcGGCGTATGCTAAACCCCCTTTCCCCAGGTATTCTCTCTAACAttgccctgtacagggcagaggtggaacttgtcaaaaagttgcaattaaaaaggttgtgtgtgtggggctgaCTATGTAAAtgtgtgcgctatttggagacttagcCCAGAAAGgtagcagcagtcttactgttggtgtccagtccggctCCCCTGGAGGGGAGGTGGTGGCTGGGGTGCATGGGAAGTGGGGGGGAGTGGtgctggacagggttgggggggggggggtgggcagaggaggcagtgttggacagggttggggccgGTGTTGGATGGATTTGGGGGGGGACAATGTTGGTCAGGTTTGGGGTGCGGGCGAGGTTCCGTTGGACAGGGTTTTGGGGGCAGGCATGGAGCAGACGGGGTTGGGGAGGCAGGGCCTTGCGAGCAGTGTGCatcagtctcctgaacagggagcagatttAACAGAAAACtcctgagccccagaggaaaggcattgaatcgattaagcaaatattcaattatccgaatgaaatagtacTCATCCACCTCGTTTGAATAATCAATACCCACCCACCTCGTTCTGAATAACCTGTATTCAGAATTCTATCATATATTACTGTCATAAAACGTTGATGGCAGGGTCCTTGTGCAAAGTGGTAGTTAccctatctttgagccaggaggcccatgTTCAAGTCAACTTCCTCCagatgtgtgtcataacatctctaacatttgattagaaaatatctagggCTCTTGTggttgcagtggtagtgtccctatgtcTGAGTCAGGAAGTTCAGGTATACATCCCAATTGCTCCACTAGcaaactgatttaaaagaaaACCTAGAATGTTTGCAGCCCAGAAAGATACCATCTGGCCCACTGCTTCTGTGCCGTCCAAGAAATGAACTGTTCAGCCTAATCCCACTTTCTAACCTTGGATTTGTAAACCTGTAGAATTTATCAGACCCCAATCACCCTCTCGGCAAAAAAGCTTTTTCTCGTCACCCCTCTAACTTTTCATCCACTCACTCTAAATCCATATTATAGTCACTGAGCACTCTGAAAAGGAAACAAGTTCTtcccatccactctatccaggtgcTTCACAATGTTGTACGTCTCAACCAAACCATGTCTCAACCTCTTCTGTTGCAAAGAGACAATAACAGTCTATCCAAGTTTCTTCCCTCATTGTTGCAATTTTCCAGTTCTAGCAACCTCCTCATAAATATCCTCTATATCCGCTCTGGCAATTGCGTTCCTTCTGTATTGATGTGAAAGCAGCAGTTTTACACATCAAAACTAAAAAGTGGGATTAGGCTGCATAGTTACATTTCTTGGCTGGCACAGATGCAATGGGTCAAACTGTCTCTTTATGGTTCTCACTTTGTGGTCTAACTGATGATTTATACAGGTGCAGCAAAAGAAACCTCTCTGCTCTGATAAAATCAATAAGATGGTTAATAAGGGCCTTCTTAGGCCTTCTGAAACCACTGTATCAACTTCTGTTACTTTCAAAGAACGACATTCTCTCCAAGATCCTTAACTTGCTCTATACTTCTCGCTGTCACCCCATTATttgtttcattaaaaaaaggTCAAATGCTTTGTACTATTTTAATTTACAAACAGCCCAAAACTTAGCAGGAACACAATGTAAAATCGAGaagtaaaatggaaaaaaaacatttcctcaCCTGTAGCAACTTATGCTCCTGTGTGGCCAGTTCTAGATAGCGATTGTCCTCTCGTGAGACTCTGTCTAATCTGTCTCGAACTTCCTTCAGTTTCGACTGCTGATTTTCAAGGGTTTCCCGACTCTGTCGAACAACACCTCGAGCCACCATGAAAGCTTTCTCTGCCTGACAGAAGTAGCACACCCAGTCAATCAAAACAAGTTTGGTATAGTGAGCCTTTTTACACTGGAACTCTAGTTTACTTTGGATAGTTCCAGTGTATTGTAGTGACGAAAAACATTATTCAGATTTAATAGTGCTGGAAGAAGGTAGCATTTACATGCCATTTTTAATGCAACAAAAGATCTCACAGGAGTAttaacaaacaaaatttgacactgagtaACAGGTGGCCAAAAGTTTTGTCAAAGATGATAGAGATACTATTTATTAATGATGATTTGATGTAACACTTGCTTTCAGTGGTTTGACATCAAGCCATAATCAAAACAACCTCCTGGTTTATATAATCGAATCCCATTTTCATTTGCTAACACACCACAATCTTTGTATTTCAGGAATAAACCTTCATTGGAATTGAAGTGTTAACTTTGTTGTTAATTTccagatgctatctgacctgctgacTGTGTCCACTGCTTTCAGTTGCaaattcaaatttccagcatatgAAACACGTATATATAAATATACAATAAAATTCCACCTTGTACGCTCTTTACAGTCATTTTATATCTGCATGCATACATATTACAACAGGGGTCATTCCATTCTTTTTATAGGGAAATCAAGAGACACAGGACAAGTATGGAaatgtggatgtgaggaatgtcaaatcagtaatgatcatattgaatagtgcagcaggcttgaggggctgaatggcaactcttgttcctttttcttatggtcttgtgctGCATGATGCACAGGACCCCTAACTTTCTTTTTTAAACTCCTTTGGTAAATGGTGTTAAGACCACTTGGTGTGCCGCCAGCAAAGTCAGCACAGACCAGGAATAAAACTTGGTCATTGGACACAaaacaataactctgatttctttccacagatgctgtttgacctgctgagatcttccagcaatttctgtttttatttcagatttccagcatctgtagttcttgtGGATTTTTGAGAATCTTTCTGCTATTCAAATCCTTAACTGTACTGGCCAGCAGTCTACAATGGGCCCAGGGTAATACTTTAGATCCCTGGATTTAAACCTATCATGGCAGTCTGAATTCCGTTAATAGATCTGCAAAATAAAGCTAGTCTGAGTGCTGGTGAACATGTcaactatcatcaattgtcataaaactcATCACTAATCGTCTTTTAACGAAAGAAATCTCCTGTCCCCACCTGGTCTGTCCTACACGTTAGTCTAGGCCTGTGGttaactcctaactgccctctgaaatggccaggcaagcctctcagttcagtgataattagggatgggcaataaattcagtCTTGACTGTGACGCCTACATTCCACAAAAAagtaaaaattttaaaattaaattaaaatttaaaattctttcactttctcttcttgccaatgagaacaggtttaaCTTTTTTAGGTACTACTCACAATTGATCTATCTGGACCACAGGTTACATATCAGCATATAAATAGCAAATGAAAGCAGCAGCACAATACCTCAGTGACTTTGAACTGTGCCTCTTGCACCTCTTTCAGTCCAACAAACTCCTCATATTTCTCCCACATGGAATTGGTTGTGATTCGAATATGCTCTACAGCCTTTTTGCTTAAATCTTTGCTCAGTTCCACCCACTTCAGCTGCGTAGCACCGGTGGTTTCATATGGAGTCCTGGAGATGGGTTTTTGGGTGGGCTGTGAGCAGTAAACTCGCACTCGAAGATTGTTGCTTCTTGCAACATGAAAGCAAGATACACGGGAACACATCACACTGAGCAGCTGTCCCTTCATCTCGGAGTTCACTTCAAAGGGATGTTATTCAGCCAGGTCTACAAACAACAATCTGTGAATACAGAGACAAACATGACTTACAGGCCTCATTCAGCAATGTGAATACTAGCCAGCATTTAGATAAAAAGGCAAGTTGCTTCACAGAAACAATATCAAATAAAACGTGATATCAAACCATATAATGAGATATTAGGGCAGGGCCTTTGGTCAAGGGGTAAGCAAAAAAGGTTAGAAAAAGTGAGGCAAAGGGTTTTAGGGAAGGCATTCCAATGTGTAGGCAGCTAAAGACAGTGTCAATGTTAGTGTGAAGAAAATTAGGAATGGTCAAGAAGCTAGATaatttggaaaagtgcagctttCAGGGGCCTGTAAAGTTAAAGAAAATCACAAAGAAAGGGAGGGGAGAACATGAGCATTTTAAAAGTTGAAGTGTTAGTTGGGAGTCAATATAAGTCAACAAGTATAGAGGTGATTGATAAATAGGATACGGTGAGAGTCAATTCTGCTGCCTATGTTCTTTAGATGACTTCCAGTATAAGGAGGGTAGAACGTGCAAGGGCATGCAGGAGAATATACTGAAACAGTCAAGTCTAAAGGGGTGAATGAGATGACTTCAATAGAGCAATAGTGAAAGAGATTGAAATTGTAAATCATAGTAATTTTGCAAGTAGATGGTTAACATTCATCTTGGGGTGAAACAAGGGTCACAAACAACCCTTTGCTGTTTGGTAATGAAAAGCAGCTCTCCCAATTATTCTCTACTCCACATATACCAATTCATCCATtcaaggttaaaaatcatacaacaccaagttatagtcaaacaggtttatttggaagcactagcttttggagtgctgctccttcatcaggtggttgtgtagtataagattgtaagactctgtgtcttatgatcttatactccacaaccactgacgaaggagcagcactctgaaagcttgtgcttccaaataaacctgctgggatgataacttggcgttgtgtgatttttaactttgtaaaccccagtccgacaccagcatctccaaatcatgactactgtcATCCATTCAAGGCATCATCTAAAGAACGTAATTGAGTTGTTCTAGAAGTATGAACAATGTAAATCTTCTACTTGTTTGTTTGAAAACATCTCATTCACTTCAACAAGTTACTGTAAAAGTAAAGGAATAATTTGCTTTCAAATCTCACTAACATTGATTGACAGTTATGATTTAAGTCCTGTTCTATCATTGCACTGTTAATGGTTCCACTatcttggccatgggaaattcagggtgtggggtctgggtgagatactgttcagagggtcagtgtggattggatGGACcgaatgacttgcttccacacCGGAAGGATTCTATGAGACAATGCAACATCGCTGTCCCACACAACGGGACGGCCGGTCACTTTCTCCAGCTTCATACCTTTGCTTCATCAAACTCACACAACCCGCTCCGCGACAGAAGTCACCGGCCTCTGGGGTTGGGAGGAATTCACCTCGCGCTTCTCAGTGCGACAAGGCTGGCTCATATATAAATCTATCAGATCGCTCTCGGTGTGAGTGGCAACTGCAGCACAGGTTCCAAGGCCCAGGCTGGAGTTTTTGTGCTGACTGCCGCATTCCTGCTGAGAGCCTCTGCCTCCCAGCTCCGACCTTTCACCCCCAGCTCCGACCTTTCACCCCCACTGCGATCACGGCGCCTCCGCTGAAAGGAACCGGTTTCCCTGGAAACCGCAGccatttctccccccccccatcatcaTCCCCTTCCTCCCTCGCTGCCGCCCGCCTTGACAACGGTCGTTTGCTACTCCCTCCCCACCGAGCGCCCCCGCGATCCCGGGTTCCGCCCAGCGACATCGTAGCGAGTTGAAACCATTACATTTGAACTAATTTACGGGAGCCCCGCCCCGCCTCCCTCACCAACCGCAAACGCATCCACTCAGTTCACCATCCGCGTCAACCGATTCGTCTAAATCATGCCGGCAACTGACATCTCACATAGAAAGAAACCCGGCACTCTCCCCTTCTGTTTAGAATATGTTATTTGTACTTTTATTTCCAGTTGTTGCCATTGCCACTGAGTGTCCGTTTCGGAATTAGTTCTTTCGAAAGTGCGGGTGATAAACCAGTCACTGCATTTGCTCTCCGGAATGTCACTCCCCATCACTCCCAGCAGATTCGCTTCTTTCATTCATTCTGATAATTCAGGCAGCTGGAAAACAGAGTTGCTTGTGAGCGCTCAGAATAAATGGACCAGGGCAAATCGTCGCAATGCATATATTTCTAGTCAGATTTTCCTCTTTGCGCCTTGCGTGTTTTGTTCCAGGAAATTAATGTGGTGTGGATTGTGTTGAATGTGCTGTATACTGAATGCAGAGTCAGTTGTTGGTGGAGGAGGCGCCTTTGTTCCATCTTGTGAGTGGAACCCTGGGTTAACATTCAAACTGAGGGGGAAAGAGCCATTtggtaacagagagagagggtaggaGAGGCTGGAGCAGGTCtggactctgtgtctgtgtgagtttggcTCTGTGTTCAGTCTCCTCCTGAACCCTGGCTTcctctgtgtgtgagtgggggtggggatgcccATGCCCATGGGAGAGATGCTGTTGTTATGGAGCCCACAGCCTGGTTCCTTTACTGACTGACTGGTGGTGATGGGCCTGCTCTGGAACAGCACACTGCAAATCCCCATCATCTAATCACACACACCATCACCTCTCTAcactgacatcaccacaggagcACAACAGAAATGATCCATCCTCTTAACTTGGTAATATACTTAAATATGTATGTTTTTCAGTTGCTCTATTCTTAAATGCTTAGCCAGtccaactcctgctcctcagttatAAATATTTGTTGTACAATATGCTGATAGACGGAAGGAAACTCAAAGAACAACTTTAATTTTgatacgttttgtcatttatttgcAGAGCTGATGTTTTGTTGAGGCTGCCAAAAGGATCCAAGTGTCACTATGGCTGATGTGGTTTTTCAGCAAATAGTTGAATTTAGTTCACAATTATTGTGCATGTATGCTGATTTGGCAGGCTAATGCTGCTATTATCATTGAGCTGGTTATGCTTATGTGTGTTCTGCCAAACTAAGAGCTATCTCCCTGATATGTCATTGTTGGAgttaaaggttaacttgcagttTTGTGAATATATGATGAATGAAACTGATAGAATTGGAGTCAGATGCTTGTTGGTACTGATTTGTCATTTGGTTGCAGTCAAATTTGTTCTTTATTGTGTATGAAGGATGGTGTTTAAAGCACCATTGCAAATGTGGTCAATGTCTTGCTTGCAGAATGACGTATGAAGTTACATTTTTGCTAATGTGTTCTGTGTGTggagtattttttttctttattcatacatggaatgtgggcattgctggcaaatcCAGCATTTGGTGCCATTCTTAATTATCATTGAATAGAGTAGCTAGCAAGGCATTTCAGAGAGCATTAAGAGTCATCACATTGCTATCGATCTGGACTCGCATATAGGCCaaccaggttaggatggcaggTTTTTCTTCCCGAAAGAAAGTTAGtgaattaaatggatttttgcaacaatcaatgacagttttatattccaaatgcagtaaccaaattcaaattctaccagctgcTGTAGTGAGatatgtccccagagcattagacTAGATTAGTCTAGTTCACAGACTTTATCACTACACTGCCATCGTCCCATTGGTGCAagcattagatttgaaatattTCAGGCAGATTATTGTGTTGTTTATCTGACAATTACTGCTGTGCACACAACACTGAACTTGAAAATGTTTGTGGTATTGCACAATTTTATAGGCATTGCCCATGGATGTTTGTTTTATGCAGACAACATTGGATCTGGCATCCCTGGGTGAACACAATGCTGTGCACAGATGATGTGACTATGTGAATCACTTCACTTTGAATGTGGTTGATTATCACTTGAGTTGCATCTGTCATTGCTAAAGAAAGGTTGTAGCTTTTACAATTCCACTTTGCTCCATGAACATTTAGTTTTCAAGCCTTTTATTGATTACTGGCTGATTAGATTttgtagattagacttacagtgtggaaacaggcccttcggcccaacaagtccacaccgacccgccgacgcgcaacccacccatacccctacatttaccccttacctaacactacgggcaatttagcttggccaattcacctgacccgcacatctttggactgtgggaggaaaccggagcacccggaggaaacccacgcagacacggggagaacgtgcaaactccacacagtcagtcgcctgagtcgggaattgaacccgggtctacaggcgctgtgaggcagcagtgctaaccactgtgccaccgtgccgcccatgatctTCCATGGTATTGCTCTAGATTGGCTTATTGAATGACTGGTGCTGTTTGTGCTGTTCAGCTATCAAGTCAGCCTGTCTCAGACCACTGCAAAGGTGCTTTGCATCAAGAAGTTATTTCGGTAGTAATTTCTTTGGCTTTTTTGGAACTAAACTGAAATGGAAGTGTTTAACTTTCTGATCGCTTCTGCCCTGAGGTAAAAGCCAGAAGACAAGTAGGAAACACTTGGCTTGATTATGTTCTGGTGTTTCAGGGTATTCCACTCTGATATGTTTTGTGCAAAGTAAGATCTAATGGAAAAATATACCAGTGAGTTTATGCACTCCCAGATGTAGTATTTAAAAAAACATGTATTGCTGAATGTTCTACATGTCTCTTTCTTTGTTTGCAAAGCAAGTGGTTTAACTGCTTGTTCTGCAGCCAGTACCAGTGGCTGTGTCATTGAAACCATCAGGGTTGCAAACGCAGTCCTGGCTGGTATGGTGTATTTAACTAACAAGTGTAACCGATGCTATGAAATGGAAAAAGTCTTACTTTTATGTCAGATCACTTGTTATGTCTTTTTATGAATATACGATTAGCTTGTACCAAAGCCTGTTCGAGTGCTGGCCTGACCAACCTCCCACTTGGGACCCCTGTAAACTTGAACTTATCTGCAAGTGAGCTGCTCACTTCCTAACTCAACAGGTATTATCACTCACCAGTTCGTTGACCTACGTGGGCTCCTAGCAATCACCAGTTTTTAAAACTCTAATCCTTGTTTTCCAATCTCTCTATGGTCTGTCTCCTAACCATCTTTGTCAACCACTTTCAGCAAAACAATCCTTTGATATCTCTGTACTTCCCCCAGTCTAGCCTTTGGACAGCCCTTTTTAATGCACTCTACCTTTGGCAGCCAAGCCACTTCCTGGGCCTGAAGTTCTGAAATTCCCTATCTAAACTCCTGGAGTAATCTCTGCTTCtttcagatgctccttaaaacctatgTGACCAAGATTTTTCACTTGACTTTATATTGCTTTATGTGGCTTCATGGCAAATTTTATAATTTGATAATGCTCCTGCAAAGCACTGAGAGATGTCTATTGATAAGTTGTTTTTGCAGTGGCAAGGTTAAGTATCCATAATGTCATTCCATTAATAATTATTTGAAACAGCAATGGATTTAGTCTTCAAACTCTCAGATTTTTGACTGCATGAAAGGAGACAAACTTgcttttcttttagattagattccctacagtatagaagcaggcccttcggcccaacaagtccacactgaccctccaaagcgtaacccaccctgacccattcccctaccctatatttacccctgattaatgcacctaacactatggacaattcacctggcctgcgcatctttggattgtgggaggaaaccggagcaccaagaggaaacccacacagacactgggagaatgtgcaaactccacacagagacatgaggacactgtgaggcagcagtgctaaccactgagccaccgtaccgcccacttGACCAATAACATTTGCAACATACTTAAACATGTGGCAATTCTTATGTGGCAAGTTGTCAATAACTAGTTCAGGAAGCTCTAAGTTGAGCCCATGTATTTTTCTACAAGGAAGTCAAATTGTGGAATGGACAAAATTGTGTGTATCCTAATTGTAAACATGAGTTATCTGTTAGATCGTAGGAGCAGTTTGCACCTCATGCTCAGATGTTAGAAGGAAGGAGCTGGGTTCACAAAGGAAGGAGTAAATATAATTTATAAAATTTAAGTTAAAAGTTAAAGATAAAAATACCAAAGCATTTCCCTGGATTTGTCAGTGTTTGAAGTTGTGCTATGTTAAGGATCCTTGCAAGTTACCATTCTGTTTTTCTGGTAAGTGATGAGTTTGAACTCTCTTTGGGGATTTATATATTCAGTGACCAAGGTGATACTTTCGTTTCATGGCAGCAATGTTGAATTCCGAAAAGTCCGCAGCAAGTTCTCAAGTTCTGCAAGCAGTCATAATTAAACAGAGGATCAATAAACAGGAGTGCAAGACAAACGTGGAATATTGACATGGATTTAATGCTGTGTGTGGGATAATTTAAATTGTCCAATTAGTGCATCTTCCTAGTTTTGTTCCCATTCTGGTATCTTGCTATAGAGTAATAGAATTGTACGGCtttgaaacagatccttcggtccaaacagGCCATGCTAACCGTAATCTTAAACTCATCCTATCCACCTGCCTGTGCTAGACCCACATTCTTCCAAAcgtttcatgtatttatctaaatgtcttttaaacgttgtaactgtgcgcgcatccaccacttcctctagaagttcattccacacatgaactactctgtgtaaaaaaaaattggtcctcatgtctttttaaaatctttctcctgtccccttaaaaatatgctcactAGTCTAGAAgtcccccaccctagagaaaagatacctgtcatttaccttatctatactcctcatgattttataaaccttcatacggacacctctcaacctcctaagctctgGTGataaaagttccagcctatctagcctttaTTTATAAGTCAAGCCCtcaattcccagcaacatcctggtaaatctcttctgaaccctctcctctttaataatatcctACCTATAACTGGGAAACCGCAAccagacacagtactccagaagaagc comes from the Hemiscyllium ocellatum isolate sHemOce1 chromosome 14, sHemOce1.pat.X.cur, whole genome shotgun sequence genome and includes:
- the ccdc51 gene encoding mitochondrial potassium channel, which encodes MKGQLLSVMCSRVSCFHVARSNNLRVRVYCSQPTQKPISRTPYETTGATQLKWVELSKDLSKKAVEHIRITTNSMWEKYEEFVGLKEVQEAQFKVTEAEKAFMVARGVVRQSRETLENQQSKLKEVRDRLDRVSREDNRYLELATQEHKLLQEERRHRTAHENAEELERETFALFSAAVRESHEKERTRAERTKNWSVIGSVLGAMIGVLGSTYINRVRLQELKGLLLEAQKGPINLQEALKEQASVHQIQSQELSTLVTSLKELVHDESAFQQAGKEATAKLKKAESGLKPDHVMDALKKQASSSKQTSAALEGLELKLTGVEQALGKMASDIKTVKSATQAKASQTVSSGLTQDWQILATENMIDGLAETEKRLESHIRANSVYNTVLTYAAFALTLPVLYVLFKGN